In Aphanothece sacrum FPU1, a single window of DNA contains:
- a CDS encoding FAD-dependent oxidoreductase, giving the protein MARTHLFSYLVRLLKQANINKPSGLFTIYKRRKFLKNIALTGGGLITSLALSNYSKTYGKNSPSIAIIGGGIAGLNAAYQLKKVGLIANVYEGKERLGGRVHSIKIGAKKDTILDLGGSFINSDHEDLLTLAQELGVDVLTLSPLTAWGV; this is encoded by the coding sequence ATGGCACGAACTCATTTATTCTCTTATTTAGTACGTCTATTAAAGCAAGCAAATATAAATAAACCTTCTGGATTATTTACAATTTATAAAAGACGTAAATTTCTCAAAAATATTGCCCTTACTGGAGGTGGTTTAATAACTTCATTAGCCCTATCTAATTATTCTAAAACCTATGGTAAAAATTCTCCATCAATTGCGATTATAGGAGGAGGAATAGCAGGATTAAACGCGGCTTATCAACTCAAAAAAGTAGGATTAATAGCAAATGTTTATGAAGGAAAAGAACGATTAGGAGGTAGAGTTCATAGTATCAAAATAGGTGCAAAAAAAGACACTATTTTAGATCTTGGTGGTTCATTTATCAATTCTGATCACGAAGATTTACTGACTTTAGCTCAAGAATTAGGAGTAGATGTCTTGACACTCTCGCCGCTAACCGCTTGGGGGGTGTAG
- a CDS encoding RNA-guided endonuclease InsQ/TnpB family protein — MLNVLKVRIYPNQPQEIALNRNLGCARFVYNFYLNKTNNQYQETGIGMTYCQMAKDLTQLKKLPDFEWLQESTAATLQQALKNLEAAFKNFFSKRAKFPKFKSKYKQQSIRYPEGCSLNNNGLKLPKLGIVKAKLSKEILGKIKSVTVSKTSTGKYFASILFESDDLIINKTSKVSGIDLGLSSLVTVFDGETTYKVDPIKPTRKYAKRLKRRQQKLSRRTKGSNNRRKAIKEVALVHEKITNTRQDFLHKLSRKLVDENQVIVAENLCIKGLARTKLAKSILDAGFGMLLNFLSYKLEREGGKLVQVDRFYPSTKTCSCCGFKNNLINLSIRDWVCPNCQTHHDRDENAAKNIRAEGLRILSINTAGQTEF; from the coding sequence GTGTTAAATGTCTTAAAAGTCAGAATTTATCCAAATCAGCCACAAGAAATTGCCTTAAATCGAAATTTAGGCTGTGCAAGATTTGTGTATAATTTTTACTTAAATAAGACTAACAATCAGTATCAAGAAACTGGGATTGGGATGACTTATTGCCAAATGGCAAAAGACCTAACTCAGCTAAAAAAGCTCCCTGATTTTGAATGGTTGCAAGAATCAACGGCTGCCACCTTACAACAGGCACTCAAAAACTTAGAAGCTGCTTTTAAAAATTTCTTTTCTAAAAGGGCTAAATTTCCTAAGTTTAAGAGTAAATATAAACAACAATCAATCCGTTACCCTGAAGGTTGTTCTCTTAATAACAACGGTTTAAAGCTCCCAAAACTGGGGATTGTTAAAGCTAAACTTTCAAAAGAGATTTTAGGAAAGATTAAGTCAGTGACAGTTTCAAAAACAAGTACAGGTAAATATTTTGCCTCTATTTTATTTGAATCTGACGATTTAATCATCAATAAAACCTCTAAAGTCTCAGGAATTGATTTAGGCTTATCTAGCCTAGTGACAGTCTTTGATGGTGAAACAACTTATAAGGTTGACCCAATTAAACCAACTAGAAAATATGCCAAACGATTAAAAAGGAGACAACAGAAATTATCTCGTAGAACCAAGGGTTCTAACAACCGTAGAAAAGCGATTAAAGAAGTCGCTCTTGTTCACGAAAAAATTACTAATACTAGACAAGATTTTCTCCACAAACTCTCAAGAAAGCTCGTTGACGAAAACCAAGTCATTGTAGCAGAAAACCTTTGTATAAAAGGATTAGCGCGTACCAAATTAGCTAAATCAATACTTGATGCTGGATTTGGTATGTTACTAAACTTCTTAAGCTACAAGCTAGAAAGAGAGGGGGGGAAACTTGTTCAAGTTGACAGATTTTATCCAAGTACAAAAACCTGTTCTTGCTGCGGATTCAAAAATAATTTGATAAATTTAAGCATCAGAGATTGGGTTTGTCCTAATTGTCAAACTCACCATGACCGAGACGAAAACGCAGCTAAAAATATCAGAGCAGAAGGATTAAGAATACTGTCAATAAATACCGCCGGACAGACGGAATTTTAA
- the tnpA gene encoding IS200/IS605 family transposase: MSNAYNHGFRSVYRLNAHIVFVVKYRKQAISEPILSRLQEIFKDTLNKWDCELLEFNGESDHVHLLIDYKPDKPLSTLIGNLKTVSSRLIRKENPDLSKKYFYGKPYFWTGSYFVASCGGVTVEQLKNYVENQNSPKK; the protein is encoded by the coding sequence ATGTCAAACGCTTACAATCATGGATTTAGATCGGTCTACAGACTTAACGCTCATATTGTTTTTGTCGTTAAATACAGAAAACAGGCTATCAGTGAACCTATACTGTCTAGACTTCAAGAAATCTTTAAAGACACTTTAAATAAATGGGATTGTGAATTACTAGAATTTAATGGCGAGTCCGACCATGTTCATTTGCTCATTGACTACAAACCCGATAAACCTTTATCTACTTTAATCGGTAATTTAAAAACTGTTAGTAGTAGGTTGATACGAAAAGAAAACCCTGACTTGTCTAAGAAATACTTTTATGGAAAACCTTATTTTTGGACAGGCTCTTATTTTGTGGCAAGTTGTGGTGGCGTAACTGTTGAACAACTTAAAAATTATGTTGAAAACCAAAATTCCCCTAAGAAATAA
- a CDS encoding flavin monoamine oxidase family protein, whose amino-acid sequence MGYYFKRKVWPEAELANLLNPISQQIAQDSALLEENFGQYAPSLDALSVTQYLDKHRGKISHPVVQNLLENSIRTEYGVEPQNSSALQLINNLPKVENKEVNVLGNSDEIYCISGGTGALINELVKSLNSEQIKTYKQLIKIQSEANQFKLTFQDNSHVLADYVILAIPLTTLRKVNIQVSLPDSLKRFIQTVDLGNNEKVFAKFTHAVWQQETGFIKEAWTDLGTSEIWESTTSLTPPSEPLLTFFLGGNEATSTIKMTGRVLGNTLIKQLDSVISGVKEAATGDFWRTAWQNERLIQGAYTNFKPGQYTEFQEWMYIDSENPVETQKVRVENLIFAGEQFSANYYGYMNGAAETGRLAAQTIIETLFKNVSTQ is encoded by the coding sequence GTGGGTTATTATTTTAAGAGAAAGGTATGGCCAGAAGCAGAATTAGCAAATCTTTTAAACCCTATTTCTCAACAAATTGCCCAAGATTCTGCTTTATTAGAAGAAAATTTTGGTCAATATGCTCCTTCATTAGATGCTCTTTCAGTTACTCAATATTTAGATAAACATAGGGGTAAAATTTCTCATCCTGTGGTTCAGAATTTATTAGAAAATTCTATTCGTACTGAATATGGAGTAGAACCTCAAAATTCATCTGCTTTACAGTTAATTAATAACTTACCAAAAGTTGAAAATAAAGAAGTTAATGTATTAGGAAATAGCGATGAAATTTATTGTATTTCAGGGGGAACAGGAGCATTAATTAATGAGTTAGTAAAATCTCTGAATTCAGAGCAAATTAAAACCTATAAACAATTAATAAAAATTCAATCAGAAGCAAATCAATTTAAGCTAACTTTTCAAGATAATAGTCATGTCTTAGCAGATTATGTGATTTTAGCAATTCCCCTTACTACCCTAAGAAAAGTTAATATACAGGTCAGTCTTCCTGACTCCTTAAAACGTTTTATTCAAACCGTTGATCTAGGTAATAATGAGAAAGTTTTTGCGAAGTTTACTCATGCTGTTTGGCAACAAGAAACAGGGTTCATTAAAGAAGCATGGACAGATTTAGGTACTTCAGAAATTTGGGAATCTACTACCTCTTTAACTCCTCCTTCAGAACCTTTATTAACCTTTTTTCTCGGAGGAAATGAAGCAACTTCCACCATTAAAATGACAGGAAGAGTATTAGGAAATACATTAATTAAACAATTAGATTCTGTCATTTCTGGGGTTAAAGAAGCAGCAACAGGGGATTTTTGGCGAACTGCTTGGCAAAATGAAAGATTAATTCAAGGGGCTTATACTAATTTTAAACCAGGACAGTATACTGAATTTCAAGAGTGGATGTATATAGACTCTGAAAATCCTGTCGAAACTCAAAAAGTAAGGGTTGAGAATTTAATATTTGCTGGAGAACAATTTAGTGCAAATTACTATGGTTATATGAATGGTGCAGCCGAAACAGGACGTTTAGCAGCACAAACAATAATAGAGACGTTGTTTAAAAACGTCTCTACTCAATAA
- a CDS encoding vWA domain-containing protein: protein MLGDSIIGNRDYTLMIDKSSSMATSDEANGKTRWEIAQESTFMLAQKCEEIDPDGITIYLFSSRFRRYDNVTSTKVTKIYEENEPMGQTDLAEVLQDAFDNYFERKAVGTAQPNGETFLIITDGEPTDRKAVIDIIIDATQKIDRDEELAISLIQVGKDKKATAFFKALDDQLQAAGAKFDIVDTVTVDDMKGMSLTDVLFKAITD from the coding sequence ATGCTAGGAGACTCAATTATCGGAAATCGGGACTATACCCTGATGATCGACAAAAGTAGCAGCATGGCTACCTCTGATGAGGCTAATGGCAAGACTCGTTGGGAAATTGCTCAGGAGTCTACCTTCATGTTGGCGCAAAAATGCGAAGAAATAGATCCTGATGGGATCACCATCTATTTATTTTCTAGTCGCTTCAGACGGTATGACAATGTAACCTCAACTAAGGTAACGAAGATTTACGAAGAAAATGAACCTATGGGACAGACGGACTTAGCTGAAGTTCTTCAAGATGCCTTTGACAATTATTTTGAGCGTAAAGCAGTCGGAACAGCGCAACCCAATGGAGAAACCTTCTTAATAATTACTGATGGGGAACCCACTGATCGTAAAGCCGTTATCGATATTATTATTGATGCGACTCAAAAAATTGATCGAGACGAGGAATTAGCTATTTCTCTAATTCAAGTCGGTAAAGATAAGAAAGCAACAGCATTCTTTAAAGCTTTAGATGATCAATTACAAGCTGCTGGAGCTAAATTTGATATCGTTGATACTGTTACGGTTGATGATATGAAAGGTATGTCCTTAACCGATGTGTTATTCAAGGCCATCACCGATTAA
- a CDS encoding iron uptake porin, producing the protein MSRLFQEFLKKTPIALGFSLLVAQSAIASPNPEIQDSQEQLVSSEVASPEEALGVVRSRPELKTPLNRTETKKFDNSVAGEPMSQVTSISELRDVSPTDWAYEALRSLVERYGCIVGYPDRTFRGNRATSRWEFAAGLNACLNTIERLLQENVAVLREDIEKLKRLAQEFEAELTALGARVSNLEERVAFLEDHQFSTTTKLRGEVLFSVSGASGERALDFREQNLFNQGRLPNGRRRIDDNANLGYRVRLNINTSFTGKDFLTTRLQAGSVFDYSDPTGTQMARLSYDTTSNLRNTSNVIVDNLWYRFPIGNFTGYVGGTGLDVDDIFDVGNPFLNASGTGTLSRFLRYDPLTARGNEGIGGGFAYKFADWVTVRGLYLAPSNTGNDPALGRGLFNGNFSAGGQLGIYPTQSLAFNFTFMHHYFTADYVNPNPNNPNPNRLNTTFGTGSYVEPNNRTAAGVNSRRLGVGIGRDPFLGAPTIMDAYGLNGNWRINQTFNLTGWVGYGLARAQGLDANGQSRRGFGADIWTWMAALNIVDLGKEGAVLSFAGGSTTNSRRIDALPGDLTVPDQDTPYIFETQYQYPLTKNILLTPGVYVIINPDGNNSNNSIWVGALRTTFRF; encoded by the coding sequence ATGTCCAGGTTATTTCAAGAATTTCTTAAGAAAACACCCATTGCTTTGGGTTTTTCTCTGTTAGTCGCTCAAAGTGCGATCGCCTCTCCTAATCCTGAAATTCAGGATTCTCAAGAACAACTTGTAAGTAGTGAAGTCGCTTCTCCCGAAGAAGCATTAGGAGTTGTTCGTAGTCGTCCTGAATTAAAAACTCCCTTAAACCGCACTGAAACGAAGAAGTTTGATAATTCAGTGGCCGGTGAACCCATGTCCCAAGTAACCAGTATTTCTGAGTTACGGGATGTTTCACCCACGGACTGGGCCTATGAAGCGTTACGCAGTTTAGTTGAGCGTTACGGATGTATTGTGGGTTATCCTGACCGGACATTCAGGGGCAACCGGGCCACCTCTCGTTGGGAATTTGCGGCCGGTTTAAACGCTTGTTTAAATACCATTGAACGCTTGTTACAAGAAAACGTAGCAGTGTTACGGGAAGATATTGAAAAGCTCAAACGTTTAGCTCAAGAATTTGAGGCTGAATTAACCGCATTGGGAGCAAGAGTTAGTAATCTAGAAGAAAGGGTAGCGTTTCTTGAAGATCATCAATTTTCCACTACCACCAAATTAAGAGGGGAAGTCCTATTTTCCGTATCTGGTGCGTCAGGGGAAAGAGCCTTAGACTTCCGGGAACAAAATTTATTCAATCAAGGAAGACTTCCTAATGGCAGACGACGCATTGATGATAACGCGAATCTTGGTTATCGGGTTCGTTTAAATATCAATACCAGTTTTACCGGAAAAGACTTCTTAACTACTCGTCTGCAAGCGGGTAGTGTTTTTGACTATTCTGACCCTACTGGAACGCAAATGGCTCGTCTTTCCTACGATACCACTAGCAACCTTCGTAACACCAGTAACGTCATTGTTGATAACTTGTGGTATCGGTTCCCCATTGGTAACTTCACGGGTTATGTCGGAGGTACTGGACTTGATGTTGACGATATTTTTGATGTGGGCAACCCCTTCTTAAATGCTTCAGGAACAGGGACTTTATCTCGTTTCCTTCGTTATGATCCTCTCACCGCGCGGGGGAATGAAGGGATTGGGGGCGGTTTTGCCTATAAATTTGCTGATTGGGTGACGGTACGGGGTCTTTATTTAGCCCCCAGTAATACAGGTAATGATCCAGCTTTAGGAAGAGGTTTGTTTAATGGTAATTTTAGTGCGGGGGGTCAGTTAGGGATTTATCCTACTCAGAGCTTGGCCTTTAACTTTACTTTTATGCACCATTATTTCACTGCCGACTATGTCAATCCCAACCCCAACAATCCCAACCCCAACCGTCTCAATACGACTTTTGGTACAGGAAGTTATGTTGAACCGAATAACCGAACTGCGGCTGGTGTTAATAGTCGCCGACTCGGAGTTGGGATAGGCCGAGATCCCTTCTTAGGCGCGCCAACTATTATGGATGCCTATGGACTCAATGGTAACTGGCGCATTAACCAAACTTTTAACTTGACCGGTTGGGTTGGTTATGGTTTGGCCCGTGCGCAAGGTCTTGATGCCAATGGTCAAAGTCGTCGCGGTTTTGGGGCTGATATCTGGACTTGGATGGCTGCTCTTAATATCGTAGATTTAGGGAAAGAGGGGGCTGTCTTGAGTTTTGCTGGTGGTTCTACCACCAATTCTCGTCGGATTGATGCCTTACCTGGAGATTTAACGGTTCCTGACCAAGATACTCCTTACATTTTTGAAACCCAGTATCAGTATCCTCTGACTAAAAACATTCTATTGACTCCTGGGGTTTATGTAATCATCAATCCTGATGGTAACAATAGCAATAATAGTATTTGGGTAGGGGCATTGCGGACTACCTTCAGGTTCTAA
- the phoU gene encoding phosphate signaling complex protein PhoU, with protein MNISNRKYPDNTYFARCLKRLEQEVLRMGTLVEESFRLSHQALFEQNLDVVVKISELDRQIDRYYRQIELDCSTLMTLQSPVAQDLRLLSAFMQLVRDLERIGDYAQDLSEIAVKLVTYPPHDCLGQMAIMSNYAQMMLAASLVALAELDGDGGKRVKQMDDTVDDAYEHLYQILAYQRNIPGVIEPFILLALVIRHLERMADHATNIAQRVSYIVTGHRG; from the coding sequence GTGAACATATCAAACAGGAAATATCCCGATAATACCTATTTTGCTCGCTGTCTCAAGCGATTAGAACAAGAAGTTCTACGGATGGGAACCTTAGTTGAAGAGTCTTTTCGTCTGAGTCATCAAGCTTTGTTTGAACAGAATCTTGATGTAGTTGTTAAAATTAGTGAACTTGATCGACAAATTGACCGTTATTATCGTCAAATAGAACTAGATTGCTCAACTTTGATGACCTTACAATCTCCTGTAGCTCAAGATCTGCGTCTTTTGAGTGCTTTTATGCAGTTGGTGCGAGATTTAGAGCGTATTGGAGATTATGCCCAAGACTTGAGCGAAATTGCTGTTAAACTGGTAACTTATCCCCCTCATGATTGTTTAGGGCAGATGGCTATTATGTCTAATTATGCTCAAATGATGTTAGCAGCTAGTCTGGTGGCCTTAGCAGAGTTAGATGGTGATGGGGGAAAACGGGTTAAACAGATGGATGATACAGTAGATGATGCTTACGAGCATCTTTATCAAATATTAGCCTATCAGCGCAATATTCCAGGAGTCATTGAACCTTTCATCTTACTTGCTCTTGTGATTCGTCACTTAGAAAGAATGGCTGATCACGCAACTAATATTGCTCAGCGAGTGTCTTATATTGTTACTGGACATCGGGGTTAA
- a CDS encoding sensor histidine kinase: protein MIFFILGLLLGLGVAWWNNHRLKSQLGKILTIAPDTPDLLPSLSITSVIRREIFYLQQKYDEQTQELHCQQDLLAYCPLAFLRIDDQNQLLWCNKQAQTLLQIDRWQPDQLRLVLHLVRSYELDQLIEFTRQTQTSQVKEWAFYPNPSVSQGSSESPHVPQRSIALKAYSLPLPQGQIGVFIENQQPLRELSRSRDRAFSDLTHELRTPLTSISLVAETLQNRLQNPERRWAQQLLKETKRLSNLVEDWLDLSQLAENAHQTLTYELLDLQILIRSAWEILEPIAEGKQVTLDYQGIEQISFSGDRSRLIQVFLNLLDNSLKHSPPQKEILVMATEQELKIITIDIIDHGSGFSDEDLPYVFDRLYRGDLSRTRQGFSEQSPRQGSGLGLAITQEIIIAHGGSIVARNHPSTGGAWIQVILPINQG from the coding sequence TTGATTTTCTTTATCCTGGGTTTACTGCTAGGACTTGGGGTTGCTTGGTGGAACAATCATCGTCTTAAGTCACAATTAGGCAAAATTTTGACTATAGCACCAGATACACCCGATTTATTGCCCTCTTTGTCTATTACTTCTGTCATTAGGCGAGAAATTTTCTATCTTCAACAGAAGTATGACGAACAAACACAAGAATTACATTGTCAACAAGATTTATTAGCTTATTGTCCTCTGGCTTTTTTACGGATAGATGATCAAAATCAATTGTTATGGTGTAATAAACAAGCTCAAACCCTACTACAAATTGATCGTTGGCAACCAGATCAACTTCGCTTAGTCTTGCATTTAGTACGTTCTTATGAACTTGATCAACTGATTGAATTTACCCGTCAGACTCAAACCTCTCAAGTTAAGGAATGGGCCTTTTATCCTAACCCTTCCGTCTCTCAAGGGTCTTCAGAGAGTCCCCATGTCCCTCAACGTTCCATTGCGCTGAAAGCTTATAGTTTACCCCTTCCCCAAGGACAAATAGGGGTTTTTATTGAAAATCAACAGCCTTTGAGAGAATTATCCCGTTCCCGCGATCGCGCTTTTTCTGATCTGACTCATGAACTACGAACCCCCTTAACTTCTATTTCTTTAGTAGCTGAAACTTTACAAAATCGGTTACAAAACCCTGAACGTCGTTGGGCCCAACAACTGTTAAAAGAAACAAAGCGTTTAAGCAATTTAGTGGAAGATTGGCTAGATTTAAGTCAATTGGCCGAAAATGCTCATCAAACTCTGACTTATGAATTATTAGATTTACAAATATTAATTAGGTCAGCTTGGGAAATATTAGAACCCATTGCTGAAGGAAAACAAGTCACTCTAGACTATCAAGGAATAGAACAGATTAGTTTTTCTGGCGATCGCTCTCGTCTGATACAAGTATTTTTGAATTTATTAGATAATAGCCTTAAACATAGTCCCCCTCAAAAGGAGATTCTGGTAATGGCCACAGAGCAGGAGCTAAAAATCATTACAATTGATATAATTGATCATGGGTCTGGTTTTTCAGATGAGGATTTACCCTACGTTTTTGATCGGTTATATAGAGGTGATCTGTCTCGTACTCGTCAAGGGTTTTCTGAGCAATCACCCCGTCAAGGAAGTGGTTTAGGACTAGCCATTACTCAAGAGATTATAATTGCTCATGGTGGGTCTATTGTGGCGAGAAATCATCCATCAACGGGTGGAGCTTGGATACAAGTGATACTGCCTATTAATCAAGGGTAG
- a CDS encoding response regulator transcription factor produces MLSLDLPQNSTSGSIVNNYRILVVEDEDVIRDMIVLALEEEGYEVLSISDGRAALNLLQQEEETKTIGSGFDLVLLDLMLPQINGLDICRCLRYQNNIVPILILSAKASETDRVLGLEVGADDYLTKPFSMRELVARCRALIRRQGFTNMSSAPIRKFRDIAIYTQECRVIAHGEEVNLSPKEYRLLELFMSYPRRVWSREQLIEQIWGPDFLGDTKTVDVHIRWLREKLEKDPSQPEYLITVRGFGYRFG; encoded by the coding sequence ATGCTATCCCTCGACTTACCGCAAAATTCTACTTCTGGGTCTATTGTTAATAATTATCGAATCTTGGTAGTTGAAGATGAAGACGTAATTCGGGATATGATTGTTCTTGCTTTAGAAGAAGAAGGGTATGAGGTACTATCTATAAGTGATGGACGCGCTGCCTTAAATCTATTACAGCAAGAAGAAGAAACTAAGACTATTGGGTCAGGCTTTGATTTAGTATTACTCGATTTAATGTTACCTCAGATCAACGGCTTAGATATTTGTCGTTGTCTGCGTTATCAAAACAATATTGTCCCGATTCTAATTTTAAGTGCAAAAGCAAGTGAAACAGACAGGGTACTTGGTTTAGAAGTAGGTGCAGATGATTATTTAACAAAACCTTTTAGTATGAGAGAATTAGTGGCTCGTTGTCGTGCCTTAATTCGTCGTCAAGGTTTTACTAATATGTCGTCAGCACCTATTCGTAAGTTCCGCGATATTGCCATTTATACTCAAGAATGTCGGGTGATCGCTCATGGGGAAGAAGTTAATCTCTCTCCTAAAGAATATCGTCTCTTAGAGCTATTTATGAGTTATCCTCGCCGTGTTTGGTCACGAGAGCAGTTAATTGAGCAAATTTGGGGGCCAGACTTCTTAGGGGATACAAAAACCGTTGATGTTCATATTCGTTGGTTACGGGAGAAATTAGAAAAAGATCCCAGTCAACCGGAATATTTAATCACCGTACGAGGTTTTGGTTATCGTTTTGGTTGA
- the ligA gene encoding NAD-dependent DNA ligase LigA: MNISQAQQRINQLRQQLQKANYAYYVLDNPIMEDSIYDQLYRELQDLETQYPDLITDHSPTQRVGDSPASQFASIKHNIPLYSLENAFNLQELRQWQDRWQRQTPNIEQFEYVCELKIDGSALALTYENGVLIRGVTRGDGTTGENITQNVRTIRSIPLKLTLENPPNLIEIRGEAFLPLDEFDRINLEREQTAEALFANPRNAAAGTLRQLDPKIVDRRRLQFFAYTLHLPQNNQITTQWDSLNYLQSMGFLVNPNRKLCQSLEEVTNYCNQWETNRRNLPYMTDGVVVKINNYELQKQLGFTQKFPRWAIALKYPAEEAPTIVQDIIVNVGRTGAVTPMAVMKPVHLAGTTVQRATLHNSERIAELDIRVGDTVIIRKAGEIIPEVVRVVKELRPPQTQPYKMPTHCPECGSLLMRPATEAVTRCVNSYCSAILRGSLIHWASRDALDIRGLGEKIVMLLINNKLVNSVADLYHLTPEQIFTLERMGQKSSGKLITAIEASKKQPWSRVLYGLGIRYVGSVTARLLADNFPTVDELSQACIPSLASIHGIGEEIAQSVFDWFKITHNNTLIERLKEAGLQLVNEVSPLETSISIQSTLAGKTFVITGTLPTLKRTEAQTLIEKVGGKVTNSVSSKTDYLVVGEEAGSKLEKAQKLGITQLNEADLLALIM; encoded by the coding sequence ATGAATATCTCACAAGCACAACAACGTATAAACCAACTACGTCAACAACTACAAAAAGCGAATTATGCTTATTATGTCCTTGATAATCCTATTATGGAGGATAGCATTTATGATCAATTATATCGGGAACTACAAGACCTTGAAACTCAATATCCTGACCTGATCACCGACCATAGTCCTACCCAAAGAGTCGGAGATAGTCCAGCTTCTCAATTTGCCTCTATCAAACATAACATACCTCTTTATAGTCTAGAAAATGCCTTTAACCTACAAGAATTGAGACAATGGCAAGATCGTTGGCAACGTCAAACCCCAAATATTGAACAATTTGAATATGTTTGCGAATTAAAAATAGATGGGTCAGCTTTAGCCTTAACTTATGAAAATGGGGTATTAATTAGAGGAGTCACCAGAGGAGATGGAACCACCGGAGAAAATATAACTCAAAATGTGCGAACTATTCGCTCTATTCCCTTAAAATTAACTCTAGAAAATCCTCCTAATTTAATAGAAATTCGCGGCGAAGCTTTCTTACCCCTAGATGAATTTGATCGCATTAATTTAGAAAGAGAACAAACAGCAGAAGCTTTATTTGCTAACCCTCGTAACGCGGCAGCAGGAACCCTAAGACAATTAGATCCCAAAATCGTTGATCGCCGACGGTTACAATTCTTTGCTTATACCTTACACTTACCTCAAAATAATCAAATAACCACGCAATGGGACTCTTTAAACTATTTACAAAGTATGGGGTTTTTAGTTAATCCTAATCGTAAATTATGTCAATCTCTTGAAGAAGTAACTAACTATTGTAATCAGTGGGAAACTAACAGACGAAATCTACCTTATATGACTGATGGAGTAGTAGTTAAAATCAATAATTATGAGTTACAAAAACAATTAGGATTTACTCAAAAATTCCCTCGATGGGCGATCGCCTTAAAATATCCAGCCGAAGAAGCCCCCACTATAGTCCAAGATATCATAGTTAATGTGGGCAGAACCGGAGCCGTGACCCCCATGGCCGTGATGAAACCCGTTCACCTAGCGGGAACCACCGTACAACGTGCCACCTTACATAATAGCGAGCGCATCGCTGAACTCGACATTCGGGTGGGGGATACAGTCATCATTCGTAAGGCTGGAGAAATTATACCAGAAGTAGTACGGGTGGTTAAAGAATTACGCCCTCCCCAGACCCAACCGTATAAAATGCCCACCCATTGTCCTGAATGTGGTTCTCTCCTCATGCGTCCTGCTACAGAAGCAGTGACGCGATGTGTTAATAGTTATTGTAGCGCAATTTTACGAGGTAGTTTAATACATTGGGCCTCAAGAGATGCCCTAGATATTAGAGGATTAGGTGAAAAAATTGTTATGCTATTAATTAATAATAAATTAGTCAATTCGGTCGCTGATTTATATCATTTAACTCCGGAGCAAATTTTTACTTTAGAAAGAATGGGTCAAAAATCTTCCGGAAAGTTAATCACTGCCATTGAAGCTAGTAAAAAGCAACCTTGGTCACGGGTTTTATATGGCTTAGGTATTCGTTATGTGGGTAGTGTCACCGCTAGATTATTAGCGGATAATTTTCCCACAGTTGACGAGTTATCTCAAGCCTGTATCCCTTCTTTAGCTTCAATTCATGGTATTGGGGAAGAAATCGCTCAATCTGTATTTGATTGGTTTAAAATTACCCACAATAATACTTTAATTGAACGTTTAAAAGAAGCCGGTTTACAATTGGTTAATGAAGTTTCGCCTTTAGAGACTTCAATATCAATTCAATCAACATTAGCAGGAAAAACCTTTGTAATTACGGGGACATTACCCACATTAAAACGAACAGAAGCTCAAACATTAATTGAAAAAGTAGGAGGAAAAGTAACCAATTCTGTCAGCAGTAAAACCGATTATTTAGTTGTAGGAGAAGAAGCAGGATCAAAATTAGAAAAAGCTCAAAAATTAGGTATTACTCAACTAAATGAAGCTGATTTATTAGCCTTAATAATGTAG